The following coding sequences lie in one Pan paniscus chromosome X, NHGRI_mPanPan1-v2.0_pri, whole genome shotgun sequence genomic window:
- the GPRASP3 gene encoding G protein-coupled receptor associated sorting protein 3, with product MAGTKNKTRAQAKTEKKAAIQAKAGAEREATGVVRPVAKTRAKAKAKTGSKTDAVAEMKAVSKNKVVAETKEGALSEPKTLGKAMVDFTPKAGNESTSSTCKNEAGTDAWFWAGEEATINSWFWNGEEAGNSFSTKNDKPEIGAQVCAEELEPAAGADCKPRSGAEEEEEENVIGNWFWEGDDTSFDPNPKPVSRIVKPQPVYEINEKNRPKDWSEVTIWPNAPAVTPAVLGFRSQAPSETSPPSYIVLASAEENACSLPVATACRPSRNTRSCSQPIPECRFDSDPCIQTIDEIRRQIRIREVDGIKPFACPCKMECYMDSEEFEKLVSLLKSTTDPLIHKIARIAMGVHNVHPFAQEFINEVGVVTLIESLLSFPSPEMRKKTVITLNPPSGDERQRKIELHVKHMCKETMSFPLNSPGQQSGLKILGQLTTDFVHHYIVANYFSELFHLLSSGNCKTRNLVLKLLLNMSENPTAARDMINMKALAALKLIFNQKEAKANLVSGVAIFINIKEHIRKGSIVVVDHLSYNTLMAIFREVKEIIETM from the coding sequence ATGGCTGGGACTAAGAATAAGACAAGAGCCCAggccaaaactgaaaaaaaggcTGCTATACAAGCTAAAGCTGGAGCAGAGAGGGAGGCTACTGGTGTTGTTAGGCCTGTAGCCAAGACCAGGGCCAAAGCAAAAGCCAAGACAGGGTCTAAGACAGATGCAGTAGCAGAGATGAAGGCAGTGTCTAAGAACAAGGTTGTTGCTGAGACGAAGGAAGGAGCTCTGTCAGAGCCTAAGACTCTGGGCAAAGCCATGGTAGATTTCACTCCCAAGGCTGGGAATGAGTCCACCAGCTCCACATGTAAAAATGAGGCTGGTACTGATGCCTGGTTCTGGGCTGGGGAAGAGGCCACTATCAATTCCTGGTTCTGGAATGGAGAAGAGGCTGGTAATAGTTTCAGCACTAAGAATGATAAACCTGAAATTGGTGCccaggtctgtgctgaggagttGGAGCCTGCGGCTGGGGCCGATTGCAAACCTAGGTcaggggctgaggaggaggaggaagagaatgtTATTGGGAACTGGTTTTGGGAAGGAGATGATACTAGTTTTGACCCTAATCCTAAACCTGTGAGCAGGATAGTTAAGCCTCAGCCTGTGtatgaaattaatgaaaaaaataggcCCAAGGACTGGTCTGAGGTAACTATCTGGCCCAATGCCCCTGCTGTAACTCCAGCCGTGTTAGGATTTAGATCCCAGGCACCATCTGAGACAAGCCCTCCTTCATATATTGTTCTGGCCTCCGCTGAAGAAAATGCCTGTTCTTTGCCTGTGGCAACAGCTTGCCGCCCTTCTAGGAACACTCGCTCATGCTCACAGCCTATCCCTGAGTGTCGTTTTGATTCTGACCCCTGCATCCAGACCATAGATGAGATTAGACGTCAAATCAGGATCAGGGAGGTAGATGGGATTAAGCCATTTGCTTGTCCTTGCAAAATGGAATGCTATATGGATTCTGAGGAATTTGAAAAACTTGTTAGCTTACTTAAGTCAACTACTGATCCTCTTATTCATAAAATAGCACGGATTGCAATGGGTGTCCATAATGTTCACCCATTTGCCCAAGAGTTTATTAACGAAGTAGGTGTAGTGACACTTATTGAAAGCTTGCTCAGTTTTCCTTCCcctgaaatgagaaaaaagactgtAATTACTCTGAATCCTCCTTCTGGGGATGAAAGACAACGCAAAATTGAATTACATGTTAAGCATATGTGTAAAGAAACCATGTCATTTCCTTTGAACTCACCGGGACAGCAATCTGGATTAAAGATACTAGGACAACTGACTACTGATTTTGTCCATCACTACATTGTTGCCAATTACTTTTCAGAGCTTTTCCATTTGCTGTCCTCAGGAAATTGCAAAACCAGAAATCTTGTTTTGAAACTACTTTTAAATATGTCTGAAAATCCAACTGCAGCCAGAGACATGATCAATATGAAGGCATTGGCAGCATTAAAACTCATCTTTAACCAGAAAGAGGCAAAAGCCAATCTTGTTAGTGGTGTGGCCATATTTATTAACATAAAGGAGCATATCAGAAAAGGCTCAATTGTAGTTGTTGATCACTTGAGTTATAATACACTCATGGCCATTTTCAGGGAAGTTAAAGAGATTATTGAAACAATGTAA